In Phyllostomus discolor isolate MPI-MPIP mPhyDis1 chromosome 2, mPhyDis1.pri.v3, whole genome shotgun sequence, the following are encoded in one genomic region:
- the MRPL39 gene encoding 39S ribosomal protein L39, mitochondrial, with translation MGTVVWALRLGRATPGGRAGWRFIATSPASELSATQLIEMQNDLFNKEKNRQLSLTPRTEKIEVKHVGKTDPGTLFVMNKNISTPYSCAMHLSEWYCKKSILALVDGQPWDMYKPLTKSCEIKFLTFKDHDPGEVNKAYWRSCAMMMGCVVERAFKDEYVVSLVRAPEVPVIAGAFCYDVVLDQRLDEWVPTKENLRSLTKDAHVLIYKDLPFETLEVDAKVALEIFQHNKYKIDLIEEKASQNPERIVTLHRLGDFIDVTEGPLIPRTSVCFQFAVSAAHGLPGPGSSLVRRFQGLSLPVHLRAHVTIWNKLLERSQKLVTEDQNKPTEESSST, from the exons ATGGGCACCGTGGTCTGGGCGCTGCGGCTCGGGCGGGCCACCCCGGGTGGCAGGGCTGGCTGGC GATTTATAGCAACATCACCAGCCTCTGAGCTGTCAGCGACCCAACTGATAGAAATGCAGAATGATCtctttaataaagagaaaaacaggcaGTTATCACTAACTCCCCGGACCGAGAAGATTGAAGTTAAACACGTTGGGAAAACGGACCCTGGCACTCTGTTTGTgatgaataaaaacatttcaacacCTTATAGTTGTGCCATGC ATTTAAGTGAGTGGTACTGCAAGAAGTCCATTCTGGCTCTTGTGGACGGACAGCCGTGGGACATGTACAAGCCTTTGACCAAGTCCTGTGAAATTAAATTTCTTACTTTCAAAGATCATGATCCAGGGGAAGTTAATAAG gctTATTGGCGTTCTTGTGCCATGATGATGGGCTGTGTGGTCGAGAGGGCGTTCAAAGATGAATATGTGGTCAGTTTGGTCAGAGCTCCAGAAGTTCCGG TGATCGCTGGAGCCTTCTGCTATGATGTAGTTTTGGATCAGAGACTTGATGAGTGGGTGCCAACAAAA gagaACCTACGTTCTTTAACAAAAGATGCtcatgttttaatttataaagatcTTCCATTTGAAACTCTGGAAGTTGATGCAAAAGTGGCATTAGAAATATTTCAACACAACAA gtataaaatagatCTCATAGAAGAGAAGGCATCTCAGAACCCTGAGAGAATAGTCACGCTGCACag ATTGGGCGACTTCATCGATGTGACGGAGGGCCCTCTCATTCCGAGAACGAGTGTGTGTTTCCAGTTCGCGGTGTCGGCGGCTCACGGTCTCCCGGGCCCCGGCTCCAGTCTCGTGCGAAGGTTCCAgggcctctctctgcctgtgCACTTAAGA GCACATGTTACGATATGGAATAAGCTATTGGAGAGGTCTCAGAAATTG GTAACTGAAGATCAAAATAAACCTACAGAGGAAAGTTCATCTACctag